The genomic window ACTTCTCCCAGGACGGCGCCTGGGGCACCTGGGTCGGCCGATGGACCGCCGAGGAGAACCGGCACGGCATCGTCATGCGCGACTACCTGGTCGTCACCCGTGGCGTCGACCCGGTCGAACTGGAAAACGCCAGGATGGTCGCGATGACTACCGGCTTCGATCCACTGGCCGTGGCCAAGTACAGCGACGTCGATCCCAGCACGGTCCCCGACACGGGCTTCCTGCTGGGCGTCGCATACGTGACCTTCCAGGAGCTCGCCACCCGCCTCAGCCACCGCAACACCGGCCGGGTGTGCGACGACCCGATCGCGGACAAGATGCTGCAGCGCATCGCCGCCGATGAGAACCTGCACATGATCTTCTACCGCAACATGTGCGGCGCGGCCCTTGATTTGGCGCCCGATCAGGCGATCGAAGCGATCACCCTGACCCTGACGAACTTCCAGATGCCGGGCGCGGAGAATCCGAACTTCCGCCGCTACGGCGCTTTGATGGCCAAGCACGGCATCTACGACATGCGCCAGCACCTCGAGGACGTGGTGATGCCGGTGCTGCGCATCTGGAAGATCTTCGAGCGCAATGACTTCACCGCCAGCGGTGAGCAGAGCCGGGAACAACTCGCGGCGTACCTCGCGAAGTACGAGCGGGATATGCTCAAGTTCGAGGAGCGACGCGACCGGATCGCGGCCCGTCAGGCCAGCCGCCGTGAATCGGCGCCGCTGACCACCACGCTGACCTGATCGGTTTTCACTGCTCGGCTCGGTCAGCAGCAGTTGGGATCCAGGACGAGGCACAGCGCGGCGAGGGCGTCGCGGCGGGCACGGTGATAAACGCTCATGCCGCGGCGCTCGGACTCGACCAGTCCGGCCTTCTTGAGCTGGCCGAGATGATGGCTGACCGTCGACTCGGCCAGTCCGATCGCGGTCGCCAGATCGCCGGTGGTCTCCGCGCCATCCGCGCTGGTGAGTAGCCGCGACATCAACTTCACCCTGGCGGGATCGGCAATCGCCTTGAGCCGCAGGGCAACTTCCAGCGCGTCGGCGTCACCGATCGGTGCGGCCGCCACCGGGCGGCAGCAGACCGGGGCGGACATGTCGACTAAGGGCAGCGTCTTGGGCACGGATTCACCCTACCGGGGGTATTGACATATGTCGAAAAGGTGGCGACCCTGAATGGGCAAGCTCTTCGATATATGTCTCACAGGTGGAGGTTCTGTCATGTCCGATATTCACCGGTTGCTGCGGTTGAGGCCCGGATCACCACGGATCGAGGATCAGTGATGAGTACTTCGGACCGCGATGCGGTCATGGACGCTGTCCGCGCCCGATATGCCACGGCGGCAACGTCATTCGCAGAATCGACGGCCAGCGACTGCTGCGGCCCCAGCGGCTGCTGCGGTGCCGCGGTGGAGGTCGACGAGGCAGGTTTCGGTCAGCAGCTCTACCCGGCGGCGGACCGTGACCTGATCCCCGCCGACGCCGTGGCGGCCAGCCTCGGTTGCGGCAACCCGCTCGCCGTCGCCGAACTGCGCGAGGGCGAAACGGTGCTGGACCTCGGCTCCGGCGGCGGCATCGACGTGCTGCTCTCGGCGCGCCGAGTCGGCCCGTCCGGCAGGGCCTATGGCCTCGACATGACCGATGAGATGCTGGCGCTCGCCGCTGCCAATGCCGCGAAGGCAGGCGCGACGAACGTCGAATTCCTCAAGGGCACAATCGAATCCATTCCATTGCCGGACCAGACCGTGGACGTGGTGATTTCCAACTGCGTGATCAACCTGTCCGTCGACAAACCCGCGGTTTTCGCGGAAGCCTTTCGAGTCCTCACTCCCGGTGGCAGATTCGGCGTCACCGACGTGGTCGCCGAGGATCACTTGACGCAGGAGGATCGCCAGGCCCGTGGCGAGTACGTCGGCTGTATCGCCGGTGCGCTCACCATGAGCGAATATCGCGCGGGTTTGGCCGCGGCCGGTTTCACCGACATCGAGATCACCCCGACGCATGCGGTGGCGGCCGAGATGCACTCGGCCATCGTGAAAGCCGTGAAACCACGGTAGTTCCGAGTAGTCGTGGCCGCGCCATCGAGCGCGGCCACGACCCTGCGTCTCAGTCGGCTGGTCGGCGAATTCGAGGCAAGGCCATGAGAACAGCGACACCGGTGCAGATTCGCCACAGTACGAACGGGTCGATCGCCAAGCGTTCGGCGGCACCCGCACCGAGGCCGAGGTGGCCGGGGGCGAGACTGGCGATCACGCCGATGACGCTCACGACGAGTAGCGCGAGAGTTACTGCGGTGTAAGCGCGATAGGGCCGATAGAGGCGCGCGACGATGACCATGATCGCGATGCCGGACAGCAGTTCGAGGTACGCACCGGCCGGATGCAACACGGCCCGCAACTGGTCGCCGCCGGGCACCTCACCCGCACTGCCCGGGAAGGTCCCGACAAGGACGATGCCGACGCAGTTGACCGCCGCCAGAACGGGAATCGACCGTCCGAGTGGGGTTTTCGGCAGCAGCGGGGTGAGCAGCAGCGCCGCGGCGAGCACCAGAATGCCGAGCAGCACGAATTCGGTGGACATCAGCGCATGCCACGGCGAACAGATGTAGCGGGGCGTCGCCGAGCCGTATCGCCCCATGTCGCCGAAGCATTCGGGCACGCCGAGGTCGCTGATCATATTGTCGGCCCAGCTGTACGGGTGCGGTTCCGGCCAGCGGGCGGCGACGATCAATTCGGCGATGTAGTAGGAGACGGTCAGGATCAGCAGGACCGCACCGGTTTTCAGGCGGGCGTTCATCGGCGGCAGGTGGTGGCCGGGACGGGCGCACCCGCGAAGCGGTCATTGATCCACGCGGTCACCAGATCACCACGGGCCCGCCACGCTTCGTGACCGCCGGGCAGGACCGTGTCCACCA from Nocardia iowensis includes these protein-coding regions:
- a CDS encoding acyl-ACP desaturase — its product is MGRKLTQLELLMELEPIAEENVHRHLSMAKDWHPHDYVPWDEGRNFAAMGGVDWDPDQSQLSDVAKAAMITNLLTEDNLPSYHRVIAENFSQDGAWGTWVGRWTAEENRHGIVMRDYLVVTRGVDPVELENARMVAMTTGFDPLAVAKYSDVDPSTVPDTGFLLGVAYVTFQELATRLSHRNTGRVCDDPIADKMLQRIAADENLHMIFYRNMCGAALDLAPDQAIEAITLTLTNFQMPGAENPNFRRYGALMAKHGIYDMRQHLEDVVMPVLRIWKIFERNDFTASGEQSREQLAAYLAKYERDMLKFEERRDRIAARQASRRESAPLTTTLT
- a CDS encoding Rv2640c family ArsR-like transcriptional regulator, coding for MPKTLPLVDMSAPVCCRPVAAAPIGDADALEVALRLKAIADPARVKLMSRLLTSADGAETTGDLATAIGLAESTVSHHLGQLKKAGLVESERRGMSVYHRARRDALAALCLVLDPNCC
- the arsM gene encoding arsenite methyltransferase codes for the protein MSTSDRDAVMDAVRARYATAATSFAESTASDCCGPSGCCGAAVEVDEAGFGQQLYPAADRDLIPADAVAASLGCGNPLAVAELREGETVLDLGSGGGIDVLLSARRVGPSGRAYGLDMTDEMLALAAANAAKAGATNVEFLKGTIESIPLPDQTVDVVISNCVINLSVDKPAVFAEAFRVLTPGGRFGVTDVVAEDHLTQEDRQARGEYVGCIAGALTMSEYRAGLAAAGFTDIEITPTHAVAAEMHSAIVKAVKPR
- a CDS encoding DUF998 domain-containing protein, producing MNARLKTGAVLLILTVSYYIAELIVAARWPEPHPYSWADNMISDLGVPECFGDMGRYGSATPRYICSPWHALMSTEFVLLGILVLAAALLLTPLLPKTPLGRSIPVLAAVNCVGIVLVGTFPGSAGEVPGGDQLRAVLHPAGAYLELLSGIAIMVIVARLYRPYRAYTAVTLALLVVSVIGVIASLAPGHLGLGAGAAERLAIDPFVLWRICTGVAVLMALPRIRRPAD